The nucleotide window CAAATGTTCATTGAGATAAGCAGTAGGTGGCGCCAATTCTCCAGTCAGAAAACCATGATAGCGTTGCAGAAGAAGGCACAACAAGATGACgtgacattttctgaaaaagtCACCAAAGGGGTCTTAAAAGTCAGCAAATGTAgactgaaagatgctaaataAGCAACACTACATGCAAAAATGGAAGGTTTGCAGACGTAGCAACAGCAACATCAGGGCCTTTTTTGGACGTTCGATGAGATTACTCAACAGTGCGTCTTTTAGGATCGATGGTTTTGAAGGTTTCATTTCAGAGGACCTTCGGTTTGACCTTGTAACACCTTTATATTCTTCAGTTACTCTTTAGCTTTTTCGAGGGACTGAATGAGAGAAAGCAGCGATGCCTGATCTTACACAAAGGTAATCGCCATAGGCTCCGATTTCTTGGCCCTGCTGTACAGATAGAAGTAGGGGAACAGTTTCTCTGTGAAAGACTCTCCTGTGAAAGAGTAAATGTGCAACTTCCTGTCCACGTCATAGAAAGAGACTCTGCCCTCCATGTAGTCCACGTAGACGCCTATGTTTCTCGGCCTGGGACACAGGTGAAGGACTGTGTAGGGCGTGCAGTGAACCTCATAATCGAGACCCCTCTTTCTTATGGCGAAGaagccattttcttttttcagaggGACCTTCCCGGTTCTGTTTGCCGTCTCCTTGGCAACACCGACATCCCAGTCGGCTCTCAGGCCCACTTGGACCTCCCAGTAGTGGCGCCCAGAGGTGAAGCCCTTTGTGCCGAAAATCATGGGACAGGTGGACCTCTCCGTGTCATCTGATGATGAGTAGCTTGCATTTCTGGTGTGCTTCAAACGTTTCCCGGATTCATACACCACAAGGTAGCCGCCAGCCGTGGCCGGGTCGAAGGTGACAGACTCTGAGGACAGGACGTTTAGTTAAAGCTCTTGTCTTAACTGATGAATGaatttaatatatttatgaTCTCACCTTTATATTGTCTCATCTTGGTCAGTTCTGGAAGAAGCGAAAACACCTCAGTTACACACACGGAAAGCAGAGAAATCCTCGCTGACGGAGGGAAAGCAGGAGATATTTACCGATTTCTGTCAGATTTTTCAGCTCTGCTTGAAAAGTGCACACGAGATGAGACATGGCTCTCCTCACCGTCTGCACACACAGGTCTGAGTAAACCCTGATCTTGGACCAGTTCTTGGTGACAGATGGGCTCAGGGCCTGCAAAGTCTGCAGTGATTCACAAACACATGATCGTGAGTGGCGCTGAGTTatatttaatctgttttttaaagCCAACCATCTGCACCGAAGCAGACATCTTCTTGTAGGCCTGTCTCAAcacactgtctcactgtctcctTAAGTGAGTCTCAGCCAAGAAATCCTGCATGTTGTCTACATATATTTGGGTTtctgtatggattaaacaaacatctCAAAAGTAAAAGATGCAGAAGAAGGGAAACGAGGTGACGAATGACGAGTGCTGCCTGACCTGCAGAAGGTGAAGGTGGTCGTCACTTTGCGaaagctcctccagctcagagCGAATCCTCTGCAGTTGGATGatttcctcctgcagctcttcaatcatagctttgtctttgtcctgtgATTTTCTGAGCTTCTCCTTGATATTCCACTTCAGGTTAGAATGCGCCTCTTGTACGCGATTCATCAGCGTAGTGAAGAGCTTATCGCTGTCTTCCAACTCTGTGATTGTTTTTTCCTAAAAATTAAATGGAAACATTGCATGAGCACAGATTTATATTGAAGTGCAAAATACTGCTTGTGCAAAACTTGCAGTACTCACTCGGCTTATTTCAGAGGAGTCAGTGAACTCCTTTATCTTCTCCATTCTGTCCTCAATCATaattttgatattttctttcttgGATTCAATGTTTTCCTACAATATAGAATTTcaagagaaaaaggtgactCAGGTGCTCAATCCTTCAGTTTACTCATTTAACTAAATGAACTCTTACTTTCTGCTGAGCCCCTTCTTCTTCAACGGGCACCGTCTTGTGGTTTTTGTGATCTGTCTCAatgcacagcagacagatgcACACCTGATCATCCCTGCAGAAGAGTTCCAGCAGCCGCCCGTGCTTCTCGCACATCCTCTTCTCCAGGTCGTCCACCGGGTCGATCAGCTTGTGCCTCATCAGCGCGGGGACTCTGTGGTGAGGCTCCAGGTGGTCTTCACAGTACGACGTCAAACAGGCGAGGCAGGACTTCAGGGCCGGGAGCTTCACCCCTATGCACACGTCGCACTTCACCTGCCACGGTGCAGCGGCGCTTTCAGGCgtctccaccttcctcctctttatcTGGACTGAAATCTCCTCGAGCACCTCGTTTGTGGAGATCTCAGGCCTCATGTGGAATCTTTTATTGCACGTCGGGCAGTGGCATAAATAACTGTCGTCCCAGGCCTCGCTCAGGCAGGTTTTGCAGAAGTTGTGACCACACGGGGTTGTGACCGGGTCAGTGAAGACGTTCAGACAGATCGAACACTGGAAATAATTCTCCGGCAACGCAGTGAGGACGCTGAATGATGACATTACGAAACCTCTGTGGGAGAAAATGTGGTTTATATGCTTAATTTATCATTTCTTTAAGGCTTTTTACATCATGCTTAACATGACATAACTCcatgttttttgctttgtaCTGATTTCAGACACAAGAACCAGGAAAAAGAGAGCCAAAAAGTTTGATAAGTCTTTAGAATCAAGTCTATTTttaggttgttgttgttgttagcgATTCCTGACCCGCCCTATGAGTCATATTCACATGAATAAGCTTCTTAATCATCTTAATACTGCATAACATCCTTTATCGTtctgtatatatgtacacacataacAACACACATAAATGAGCTGTAAGCAAGCCTCACCTGACTCTCCGTAGTTCTTCTGTATATTCAAAAGGGCTGAACAGTCTCTCACAtagaccacacacaccacaaacactgcagctctcacCATCCCCAGACGAGCTCTGAGAAGCTGAGGCAGCCTCACTTACTTCAGTGGGTGTGGTCAAGTAATACCATTTAGCTGAAATGAAACTAAAAGTACTTCCCCAAAAACCCTTTAAGccagaaataatgacatttattGTTATAAATCATGAACAAACATCTCTTCAGCGTACAACCTTGCCAGCAGCGATCACACCTAATTAATAATCAACATGCAATCATGGACAGAGATCTAAAAACTACACTtccttttgatttatttgacaTGTCATGCAGTTCAGGGAATACTTCAGCTTGGAGCGGTCTTGCTGAGAGTTATATGAGAAACTCAGGTGAAActtaaaatgctgcaaaatggtttttgagacagagacaggctagcTGTGTCCCCCCGTTAACCCTCATCAAGAAAaagaataagcatatttcccttTAAGTCTTTCATTGAGCTTCATTGAGCTGATATGATGATAAGGTGTACAAGTATATTTGTTGAGCTACACTATACatataataaatatacataACACGTAGAATACAAGATTTTATCGCAGCAGTTACGGCGACACCGAAACAGTCAGTTATCACCTTCGCGTGGGTGTTTTAGTGCGGTTTTTACCGGCTGACTGTCTTATTAGCTTTGCTTGATCAGACTTTTCTCATTCACTGGACAAATCACCATGGTATCAGAGGCTTTGTCGCAGCAGTACAGGTAGAAAAAGGGCAAAATCTTCTCTTTGAACATGTCTTTGAAGGTGTAAATATGAGTATGAGCCTTCACGTCATAAAAGGACACTTGCCCCTCCTCGTAGTCCACGTACACCCCCACCCGCTTGGGCCTGGGGTCGAGGGCAAGCAGTGTTGGCGGGG belongs to Chaetodon trifascialis isolate fChaTrf1 chromosome 23, fChaTrf1.hap1, whole genome shotgun sequence and includes:
- the LOC139351532 gene encoding E3 ubiquitin-protein ligase TRIM39-like, which gives rise to MSSFSVLTALPENYFQCSICLNVFTDPVTTPCGHNFCKTCLSEAWDDSYLCHCPTCNKRFHMRPEISTNEVLEEISVQIKRRKVETPESAAAPWQVKCDVCIGVKLPALKSCLACLTSYCEDHLEPHHRVPALMRHKLIDPVDDLEKRMCEKHGRLLELFCRDDQVCICLLCIETDHKNHKTVPVEEEGAQQKENIESKKENIKIMIEDRMEKIKEFTDSSEISREKTITELEDSDKLFTTLMNRVQEAHSNLKWNIKEKLRKSQDKDKAMIEELQEEIIQLQRIRSELEELSQSDDHLHLLQTLQALSPSVTKNWSKIRVYSDLCVQTVRRAMSHLVCTFQAELKNLTEIELTKMRQYKESVTFDPATAGGYLVVYESGKRLKHTRNASYSSSDDTERSTCPMIFGTKGFTSGRHYWEVQVGLRADWDVGVAKETANRTGKVPLKKENGFFAIRKRGLDYEVHCTPYTVLHLCPRPRNIGVYVDYMEGRVSFYDVDRKLHIYSFTGESFTEKLFPYFYLYSRAKKSEPMAITFV